The Methanobacteriales archaeon HGW-Methanobacteriales-1 DNA window AGAGACCCCAGTACGAATATTGCCGGTGGATGAAGAGGAAAAAACTCTCTCTGGCCTACTGGATCGTTTGGAATCTCCTAAATTGGTAGATAGATTAAGCAGACATGAAATTTATGCAGATATCGCTGATTTAAGTCAGATATCCCGTATTTATCTTTTACTTATAGTTCTCTCAGCATTAGTAGCTGCCATAGGTATTATAAATAACAATGTAGCGGTAATTATCGGGGCCATGGTGGTGGCTCCCATGTTAGGACCCAATGTGGCCTGGGCTTTGGGGAATGTATTGGGAGATTCTAAACTGGAAAAAGATGCCTTGAAAACTTCTATAGTGGGGATATTAACTGCCCTAATGGTCGCATTTATAATTGGTATGCTTTTTCCAGTAGATATTACCGTTCCGGAACTATTACTTAGAACTAGAGTTGGGTTGGGAAGTGTTACTCTAGCACTTTCATCAGGGATTATAGGGGCACTATCATTTATGGTAGGTTTTAGAACCACTCTAGTAGGAGTAATGGTTGCTGTGGCTTTAATGCCTCCTCTGGTAAGTTCTGGTATTCTTTTAGGATCTGGAAACTTTGAACTGGCCACTGGGGCGCTGCTGCTTTTTATGGTGAACCTGATTTCGGTGAATCTCACGGCTTTATTAACTTTCAAAATATGGAAACTGAAACCACTGGATAAAAAAAGAAGAAAAAAAGCACAAAAAAATACCCTGTTGGCTGTAACTTTTCTTTTAATTATATTGATGATTTTAATATCTTTAATTCTACTTAGAAGAGGAGTTTTTAATGTTTTTATTCTTTAAAATTTATTTTCGCGGATAAGTGGCCACCAAATCTATTGAAATGCAACCTACAGAACACCTATAGTGTCATTGGTCTTAGCAGTCCTCAGGGTACTCTTTGTATTAGCAACAACTCGGAAAAAATAATAAGGGATAATAATCCCTTTTTTCACCTTTTTTTATTTTTAATAATATTTCATTAGTATTGGATGAAAATTTTAAATTTTTATTTTATTTACTGAAATAATTATTTCGATTTAGTAATTATCGTCCTTTAAAATACCCATAATGAAATAGAAAATTATATTTGTATATTGCTCATTATTTATTATAAGGGGATTTTAAATTTTATTGGGGGGAACATGACTAATTTTTTTTTAAGGGGCATATTTTCTCTTCTAAACATTTAATAAACTCATTTTAAGACTTATTTAATGAATTTTAATAATAAATTGTAAAAGGAGGAAAAATGTGAATAATAAAAAGCGATCTAAATTTACTAAAAAATACACCTTAGTTTTTATGCTCATTACTTTAGCGGTTATTTTATCACTTAGTTTAGGTAGTGTTTCTGCAGCAGATTGGACCGTTGGCCCGGGAGGAACCCATAATTATACTTCCATTCAGGATGCTATTAATAACGCGTATACTCTTAGTGGTGACACTATAAGTGTTTATGACAATAATGGAACTCCCTACACCTACAATGAAAATGTGGTGGTTAACAAGACCAACCTCACAGTGCAGAGTACGGGTCAAGTAACTGTTAGTGGATCCTCAAATCCAGCTAATCCAGTGTTCACCATTAACAACCAGGGTGCATATGCATATATTACTGGTTTCACATTGTCTGGTTCAACAAATTCTGCAGGAGTCCTGGTTACCGGAACTAACAATGTTACGCTTAATAACCTTACCATTAACAACTGCCAACAAGGAGTGCTAATGACTAGTACTTCTACTAACATTACTTTGGAAAGTCTTAATATTAGTTCAACACAAGGGCATGGAATCTATTTTAATGGTGATTTAACAAATGTTACTGTTAATGGGACGCAAATCAGTTCTACTGGTAATAATGCTATAGAAAAATATGAAGCATCTAACTTAAACGGCCTAAGTATTATTAATACGACTATTACTAATCCTATTGGTCGTGGAATATTTTTAACCACTTGGTCTGATCTGCATCTTAAAAACGTTCTAATTGATAATGTCAACATCACCGGAGCCACATATGATGGAATATACATTTACATGGGACACACTAACAGTGGAAACGTCACCATAACCAACAGTAGTATAACCAACAGTAGCTTGCATGGTATGGCCCTTTATACAAGGGGAACTCTCCATATGGCGAATAATACTTTCTCTGATAATGGATATGGTGGAGGAGATAATCAATATTATGGATTATATGTGAATGGGGCTTATAATACTGAGATAAACATTGCTAATGATAATAGATTAGTTGAAAACCGTAATGGAATTAGACTAGATAATGTGGGAAACGAAACCAACCAAATAACTGTCATTGGTACACAACTCATTAACAATGCGGGATATCCTGTCTGGATAAATAATGGACATTATATAACCATTACTAATGTAGACTTTGATGATGCAGCCACACAAACCGCTACCGGTGCTAGAATCATACAAGCTATACACATCGACGGAACCTCTACCAATATTACCTTGGAAAATCTTAATNNNNNNNNNNNNNNNNNNNNNNNNNNNNNNNNNNNNNNNNAAAATACGAAGCATCTAACTTAAACGGCTTAAATATTATTAATACGACTATAACTAATCCTAATGGTCGTGGAATATTTTTAACCACTTGGTCTGATCTATATCTCAAAAACGTTTTAATTGATAATGTTAACATCACCGGGGCCATATACGATGGAATATACATCTATATGGGACACACTAACAGTGGAAACGTCACCATAACCAACACTACAATCAACAATAGTAGCATGCAGGGTATGAACCTTAACACTAGGGGAATACTCCATTTGGCGAATAACACTTTAACTCATAATGGGTACGGTGGAGGAGATAATGTATACTATGGATTATACGTGAATGGAGCCTATAATACCGAGGTGAATATTGCTAATGATAATAGATTAGTTGAAAACCGTAATGGAATTAGACTAGATAATGTGGGAAACGAAACCAATCCGATAACTGTCATTGGTACGCAACTCATTAACAATGCGGGATATCCTGTCTGGATAAATAATGGGCACTATATAACCATTAAT harbors:
- a CDS encoding TIGR00341 family protein, which produces MTYRLILATIPNLHKSEEIYQLLDRYEVLSLWHYSLEGGAMLFHILIRREKTEAIMNLLQKNCQDEEGFRMILLPVEASIPLPETPVRILPVDEEEKTLSGLLDRLESPKLVDRLSRHEIYADIADLSQISRIYLLLIVLSALVAAIGIINNNVAVIIGAMVVAPMLGPNVAWALGNVLGDSKLEKDALKTSIVGILTALMVAFIIGMLFPVDITVPELLLRTRVGLGSVTLALSSGIIGALSFMVGFRTTLVGVMVAVALMPPLVSSGILLGSGNFELATGALLLFMVNLISVNLTALLTFKIWKLKPLDKKRRKKAQKNTLLAVTFLLIILMILISLILLRRGVFNVFIL